A DNA window from Trichomycterus rosablanca isolate fTriRos1 chromosome 11, fTriRos1.hap1, whole genome shotgun sequence contains the following coding sequences:
- the rpp25b gene encoding ribonuclease P protein subunit p25b, translated as MDLNIAHDVDQPLQGETTSAEHISTSLTLPCPSPALKQGLAAGFKRVCRTEEESPCPFPGVLPGVLEMRVKEGSKIRNLMGFAMARMQSEPGNSKQVGLKQVVFTGSGRAVTKTITCVEIMKRKVGGLHQLTKLRYKDIQEVWESQEEGSSNMTIHRTVPSISILLSKDPLDSHEPGYQPPETLWNDGQVSDVAQPTRKRHFDHIVMPTETQSKRLCPQDGILNR; from the coding sequence ATGGATCTGAACATTGCACATGATGTGGATCAACCTCTTCAGGGAGAGACAACCAGTGCAGAACACATCTCTACTTCTTTAACCCTGCCTTGCCCCAGCCCAGCGCTGAAGCAGGGTCTTGCAGCCGGCTTCAAACGAGTGTGTCGGACAGAAGAGGAAAGTCCATGCCCATTTCCAGGTGTGCTTCCTGGTGTGCTGGAGATGCGAGTAAAAGAGGGCAGCAAGATACGTAACTTAATGGGATTCGCCATGGCACGGATGCAGAGTGAGCCAGGAAACAGCAAACAGGTTGGTCTCAAACAGGTGGTGTTCACTGGCTCGGGACGAGCAGTCACCAAAACCATTACCTGTGTTGAGATAATGAAAAGGAAAGTAGGTGGACTTCACCAGTTAACCAAACTGCGCTATAAAGACATCCAGGAAGTATGGGAGAGTCAGGAGGAAGGTAGTTCCAATATGACAATCCACAGGACAGTACCCTCTATTAGTATCCTTTTGTCCAAGGACCCTTTGGACTCACACGAGCCAGGATATCAGCCCCCTGAGACTCTTTGGAATGATGGACAAGTTAGTGATGTTGCACAGCCCACAAGAAAAAGGCACTTTGATCACATTGTCATGCCAACTGAAACACAGTCCAAACGACTCTGCCCTCAAGATGGAATCTTGAATCGATAA